The Arabidopsis thaliana chromosome 5, partial sequence genomic interval GTTTTCTACGGTGTGGATCCTTCCCAAGTGAGGTATCAAATCGGTGACTTTGGAAGGATCTTTGAAAAGACTTGCAAGAGACAAACAGAGGAAGTGAAAAACCAATGGAAGAAAGCGTTGACTCTTGTAGCTAATATGCTTGGATTTGATTCTGCCAAATGGTATgatttttatactaaaattcATTATTAGATACATcttgaaataaaattgttgtttcatATTTCTTAAATTATCTTTCACCTTATTAGGGATGACGAAGCAAAAATGATTGAAGAAATAGCCAATGATGTTTTGCGTAAACTGCTTTTAACTACATCGAAGGATTTTGATGACTTTGTCGGCCTCGAGGATCATATTGCAAATATGAGTGCACTGTTGGATCTGGAATCTAAGGAAGTGAAGATGGTTGGTATATGGGGTTCCTCGGGGATTGGTAAGACTACCATTGCACGAGCTTTGTTTAACAACCTTTTTCGGCATTTCCAAGTTAGGAAATTCATAGACAGATCTTTTGCCTATAAGAGTAGAGAAATTCATAGTAGTGCCAATCCTGACGACCACAATATGAAGTTACATTTACAAGAGAGCTTCCTCTCTGAAATTCTAAGGATGCCGAACATAAAGATAGATGATCCAACTGCACTGGAAGAGAGGCTAAAGTACCAAAAAGTTCTTATCATTATTGATGATTTGGATGATATAATGGTACTAGATACATTGGTGGGTCAAACTCAATGGTTTGGATATGGGAGCAGAATCATTGTGGTTACAAATGATAAGCACTTCTTGACTGCTCATGGGATTGATCATATTTATGAAGTTAGTTTCCCAACTGACGTGCATGCTTGTCAGATGTTATGTCAATCTGCATTCAAGCAAAACTATGCTCCTGAAGGTTTTGGGGATCTTGTAGTTGATGTTGTAAGACATGCATGTAGTTTTCCTTTGGGTCTTAATCTTTTGGGTAAGTATCTGCGGGGTAGGAATGAGGAGTACTGGATGGATATACTGCCAAGGCTTGAGAATGGTTTACGTCTAGACGgtaaaattgagaaaatactAAGAATCAGCTATGATGGGTTAGATAGTGAAGATCAAGAGATATTTCGTCATATCGCATGTATTTTCATTCATATGAAAGTCACAACCATCAAGTCCTTGCTGGCAGAGAGTGATGTTAGTTTTGCACTGGAAAACCTAGCTGATAAGTCTCTCATTCATGTCAGACAAGGTTATGTGGTGATGCACCGTTCGCTACAAGAAATGGGTAGAAAAATTGTTCGCATTCAGTCCATTGACAATCCTGGAGAGCGAGAATTTTTGGTGGATCCAAATGATATACATGATGTACTCAATGCATGCAcagtaagttttttttttttaaaaaatttatccTTTCATGACTCAATATATAAGGTTTAAGAGATGCCATCTGATAAACAATGAAGTATGAGtttgtctctttctcattaatatcatatttttcagGGTACTCAAAAGGTTTTAGGTATATCACTCAATACA includes:
- a CDS encoding Disease resistance protein (TIR-NBS-LRR class) family: MVNTCVAVIKSSYLSAVMSNVLYPPRQTPYFSSIPLLTISISIVFVLSFLLLSLSLSMASSSSSRNWLYDVFLSFRGGDVRVTFRSHFLKEFDRKLITAFRDNEIERSHSLWPDLEQAIKDSRIAVVVFSKNYASSSWCLNELLEIVNCNDKIIIPVFYGVDPSQVRYQIGDFGRIFEKTCKRQTEEVKNQWKKALTLVANMLGFDSAKWDDEAKMIEEIANDVLRKLLLTTSKDFDDFVGLEDHIANMSALLDLESKEVKMVGIWGSSGIGKTTIARALFNNLFRHFQVRKFIDRSFAYKSREIHSSANPDDHNMKLHLQESFLSEILRMPNIKIDDPTALEERLKYQKVLIIIDDLDDIMVLDTLVGQTQWFGYGSRIIVVTNDKHFLTAHGIDHIYEVSFPTDVHACQMLCQSAFKQNYAPEGFGDLVVDVVRHACSFPLGLNLLGKYLRGRNEEYWMDILPRLENGLRLDGKIEKILRISYDGLDSEDQEIFRHIACIFIHMKVTTIKSLLAESDVSFALENLADKSLIHVRQGYVVMHRSLQEMGRKIVRIQSIDNPGEREFLVDPNDIHDVLNACTGTQKVLGISLNTRNIVELDVHESAIKGMSNLRFLEIKDFISQWKKALIDVSKIAFDSTEWYNFLIIRHFEINCCFIFVQ
- a CDS encoding Disease resistance protein (TIR-NBS-LRR class) family, with product MVNTCVAVIKSSYLSAVMSNVLYPPRQTPYFSSIPLLTISISIVFVLSFLLLSLSLSMASSSSSRNWLYDVFLSFRGGDVRVTFRSHFLKEFDRKLITAFRDNEIERSHSLWPDLEQAIKDSRIAVVVFSKNYASSSWCLNELLEIVNCNDKIIIPVFYGVDPSQVRYQIGDFGRIFEKTCKRQTEEVKNQWKKALTLVANMLGFDSAKWDDEAKMIEEIANDVLRKLLLTTSKDFDDFVGLEDHIANMSALLDLESKEVKMVGIWGSSGIGKTTIARALFNNLFRHFQVRKFIDRSFAYKSREIHSSANPDDHNMKLHLQESFLSEILRMPNIKIDDPTALEERLKYQKVLIIIDDLDDIMVLDTLVGQTQWFGYGSRIIVVTNDKHFLTAHGIDHIYEVSFPTDVHACQMLCQSAFKQNYAPEGFGDLVVDVVRHACSFPLGLNLLGKYLRGRNEEYWMDILPRLENGLRLDGKIEKILRISYDGLDSEDQEIFRHIACIFIHMKVTTIKSLLAESDVSFALENLADKSLIHVRQGYVVMHRSLQEMGRKIVRIQSIDNPGEREFLVDPNDIHDVLNACTVSFFFLKNLSFHDSIYKV
- a CDS encoding Disease resistance protein (TIR-NBS-LRR class) family, with the protein product MSNVLYPPRQTPYFSSIPLLTISISIVFVLSFLLLSLSLSMASSSSSRNWLYDVFLSFRGGDVRVTFRSHFLKEFDRKLITAFRDNEIERSHSLWPDLEQAIKDSRIAVVVFSKNYASSSWCLNELLEIVNCNDKIIIPVFYGVDPSQVRYQIGDFGRIFEKTCKRQTEEVKNQWKKALTLVANMLGFDSAKWDDEAKMIEEIANDVLRKLLLTTSKDFDDFVGLEDHIANMSALLDLESKEVKMVGIWGSSGIGKTTIARALFNNLFRHFQVRKFIDRSFAYKSREIHSSANPDDHNMKLHLQESFLSEILRMPNIKIDDPTALEERLKYQKVLIIIDDLDDIMVLDTLVGQTQWFGYGSRIIVVTNDKHFLTAHGIDHIYEVSFPTDVHACQMLCQSAFKQNYAPEGFGDLVVDVVRHACSFPLGLNLLGKYLRGRNEEYWMDILPRLENGLRLDGKIEKILRISYDGLDSEDQEIFRHIACIFIHMKVTTIKSLLAESDVSFALENLADKSLIHVRQGYVVMHRSLQEMGRKIVRIQSIDNPGEREFLVDPNDIHDVLNACTGTQKVLGISLNTRNIVELDVHESAIKGMSNLRFLEIKDFISQWKKALIDVSKIAFDSTEWYNFLIIRHFEINCCFIFVQ
- a CDS encoding Disease resistance protein (TIR-NBS-LRR class) family; the protein is MSNVLYPPRQTPYFSSIPLLTISISIVFVLSFLLLSLSLSMASSSSSRNWLYDVFLSFRGGDVRVTFRSHFLKEFDRKLITAFRDNEIERSHSLWPDLEQAIKDSRIAVVVFSKNYASSSWCLNELLEIVNCNDKIIIPVFYGVDPSQVRYQIGDFGRIFEKTCKRQTEEVKNQWKKALTLVANMLGFDSAKWDDEAKMIEEIANDVLRKLLLTTSKDFDDFVGLEDHIANMSALLDLESKEVKMVGIWGSSGIGKTTIARALFNNLFRHFQVRKFIDRSFAYKSREIHSSANPDDHNMKLHLQESFLSEILRMPNIKIDDPTALEERLKYQKVLIIIDDLDDIMVLDTLVGQTQWFGYGSRIIVVTNDKHFLTAHGIDHIYEVSFPTDVHACQMLCQSAFKQNYAPEGFGDLVVDVVRHACSFPLGLNLLGKYLRGRNEEYWMDILPRLENGLRLDGKIEKILRISYDGLDSEDQEIFRHIACIFIHMKVTTIKSLLAESDVSFALENLADKSLIHVRQGYVVMHRSLQEMGRKIVRIQSIDNPGEREFLVDPNDIHDVLNACTVSFFFLKNLSFHDSIYKV
- a CDS encoding Disease resistance protein (TIR-NBS-LRR class) family (Disease resistance protein (TIR-NBS-LRR class) family; FUNCTIONS IN: transmembrane receptor activity, nucleoside-triphosphatase activity, nucleotide binding, ATP binding; INVOLVED IN: signal transduction, apoptosis, defense response, innate immune response; LOCATED IN: intrinsic to membrane; CONTAINS InterPro DOMAIN/s: ATPase, AAA+ type, core (InterPro:IPR003593), NB-ARC (InterPro:IPR002182), Toll-Interleukin receptor (InterPro:IPR000157), Disease resistance protein (InterPro:IPR000767); BEST Arabidopsis thaliana protein match is: disease resistance protein (TIR-NBS-LRR class) family (TAIR:AT5G46260.1); Has 30201 Blast hits to 17322 proteins in 780 species: Archae - 12; Bacteria - 1396; Metazoa - 17338; Fungi - 3422; Plants - 5037; Viruses - 0; Other Eukaryotes - 2996 (source: NCBI BLink).); protein product: MASSSSSRNWLYDVFLSFRGGDVRVTFRSHFLKEFDRKLITAFRDNEIERSHSLWPDLEQAIKDSRIAVVVFSKNYASSSWCLNELLEIVNCNDKIIIPVFYGVDPSQVRYQIGDFGRIFEKTCKRQTEEVKNQWKKALTLVANMLGFDSAKWDDEAKMIEEIANDVLRKLLLTTSKDFDDFVGLEDHIANMSALLDLESKEVKMVGIWGSSGIGKTTIARALFNNLFRHFQVRKFIDRSFAYKSREIHSSANPDDHNMKLHLQESFLSEILRMPNIKIDDPTALEERLKYQKVLIIIDDLDDIMVLDTLVGQTQWFGYGSRIIVVTNDKHFLTAHGIDHIYETRLCGDAPFATRNG
- a CDS encoding Disease resistance protein (TIR-NBS-LRR class) family (Disease resistance protein (TIR-NBS-LRR class) family; FUNCTIONS IN: transmembrane receptor activity, nucleoside-triphosphatase activity, nucleotide binding, ATP binding; INVOLVED IN: signal transduction, apoptosis, defense response, innate immune response; LOCATED IN: intrinsic to membrane; CONTAINS InterPro DOMAIN/s: ATPase, AAA+ type, core (InterPro:IPR003593), NB-ARC (InterPro:IPR002182), Toll-Interleukin receptor (InterPro:IPR000157), Disease resistance protein (InterPro:IPR000767); BEST Arabidopsis thaliana protein match is: Disease resistance protein (TIR-NBS-LRR class) family (TAIR:AT1G31540.1); Has 35333 Blast hits to 34131 proteins in 2444 species: Archae - 798; Bacteria - 22429; Metazoa - 974; Fungi - 991; Plants - 531; Viruses - 0; Other Eukaryotes - 9610 (source: NCBI BLink).), with translation MASSSSSRNWLYDVFLSFRGGDVRVTFRSHFLKEFDRKLITAFRDNEIERSHSLWPDLEQAIKDSRIAVVVFSKNYASSSWCLNELLEIVNCNDKIIIPVFYGVDPSQVRYQIGDFGRIFEKTCKRQTEEVKNQWKKALTLVANMLGFDSAKWDDEAKMIEEIANDVLRKLLLTTSKDFDDFVGLEDHIANMSALLDLESKEVKMVGIWGSSGIGKTTIARALFNNLFRHFQVRKFIDRSFAYKSREIHSSANPDDHNMKLHLQESFLSEILRMPNIKIDDPTALEERLKYQKVLIIIDDLDDIMVLDTLVGQTQWFGYGSRIIVVTNDKHFLTAHGIDHIYEVSFPTDVHACQMLCQSAFKQNYAPEGFGDLVVDVVRHACSFPLGLNLLGKYLRGRNEEYWMDILPRLENGLRLDGKIEKILRISYDGLDSEDQEIFRHIACIFIHMKVTTIKSLLAESDVSFALENLADKSLIHVRQGYVVMHRSLQEMGRKIVRIQSIDNPGEREFLVDPNDIHDVLNACTGTQKVLGISLNTRNIVELDVHESAIKGMSNLRFLEIKDFISQWKKALIDVSKIAFDSTEWNRGLITQNYVNLLLLSTTPKEYEELVGIEDHTAEMSLPATKSFDFEDDGLHLPASFDYLPPTLKLLCWPKFPMRCMPYDFCPENLVKLEMRESKLYKLWEGVVPLTCLKEMDLDGSVNLKEIPDLSMATNLETLNFENCKSLVELPSFIRNLNKLLKLNMAFCNSLETLPTGFNLKSLDRLSFSECTKLKTFPKFSTNISVLNLFGTNIEEYPSHLHLENLVEFSISKEESNMIQWEGAKVSSSKLNILSKLFYYHCLYLNYCRRLKFCTLVY
- a CDS encoding Disease resistance protein (TIR-NBS-LRR class) family → MASSSSSRNWLYDVFLSFRGGDVRVTFRSHFLKEFDRKLITAFRDNEIERSHSLWPDLEQAIKDSRIAVVVFSKNYASSSWCLNELLEIVNCNDKIIIPVFYGVDPSQVRYQIGDFGRIFEKTCKRQTEEVKNQWKKALTLVANMLGFDSAKWDDEAKMIEEIANDVLRKLLLTTSKDFDDFVGLEDHIANMSALLDLESKEVKMVGIWGSSGIGKTTIARALFNNLFRHFQVRKFIDRSFAYKSREIHSSANPDDHNMKLHLQESFLSEILRMPNIKIDDPTALEERLKYQKVLIIIDDLDDIMVLDTLVGQTQWFGYGSRIIVVTNDKHFLTAHGIDHIYEVSFPTDVHACQMLCQSAFKQNYAPEGFGDLVVDVVRHACSFPLGLNLLGKYLRGRNEEYWMDILPRLENGLRLDGKIEKILRISYDGLDSEDQEIFRHIACIFIHMKVTTIKSLLAESDVSFALENLADKSLIHVRQGYVVMHRSLQEMGRKIVRIQSIDNPGEREFLVDPNDIHDVLNACTGTQKVLGISLNTRNIVELDVHESAIKGMSNLRFLEIKDFISQWKKALIDVSKIAFDSTEWYNFLIIRHFEINCCFIFVQ